From one Microbacter margulisiae genomic stretch:
- the rplR gene encoding 50S ribosomal protein L18 — protein sequence MTQKNDRRIKIKTRIRGKISGNLEKPRMSVFRSNAQIYVQIIDDNANKTLAAASSLSIKDKMTKKEQAAKVGEMIAQIAVAKGISTVVFDRNGYLYHGRVKELADGARKGGLKF from the coding sequence ATGACACAGAAAAATGATCGTAGAATAAAGATAAAGACACGAATCAGAGGAAAAATTTCGGGGAATTTAGAAAAACCTCGTATGTCCGTGTTTAGAAGTAACGCACAAATTTATGTTCAGATAATAGACGACAATGCTAATAAGACACTTGCTGCAGCATCTTCGTTGTCTATTAAAGATAAAATGACCAAAAAAGAACAAGCTGCAAAAGTCGGAGAAATGATTGCTCAAATTGCGGTTGCAAAAGGTATCTCTACTGTTGTGTTTGACCGTAATGGTTATTTGTATCATGGAAGAGTGAAAGAATTAGCAGATGGAGCACGTAAAGGAGGGCTTAAATTTTAA
- the rplB gene encoding 50S ribosomal protein L2: MAVRKLNPVTPGQRHKIIGTFDTITSSVPEKSLVQGYSKSGGRNSDGIRTMRYIGGGHKRKYRVIDFKRNKDGIPAKVNSIEYDPNRTARIALLFYADGEKRYILAPNGLQVGQTLLSGAEAAPEVGNSLPLQNIPLGTIIHNIELRPGQGAALVRSAGTFAQLTSREDKYAIIKLPSGETRKILASCKATVGSVGNSEHNLESSGKAGRSRWLGRRPRVRGVAMNPVDHPMGGGEGRASGGHPRSRKGLLAKGYKTRHPKKQSSKYIIERRKK, from the coding sequence ATGGCGGTACGTAAATTAAACCCGGTAACACCGGGGCAGAGACACAAAATTATCGGCACATTTGATACAATTACTTCAAGTGTACCGGAGAAATCTCTTGTGCAAGGCTATAGTAAGTCTGGAGGCCGAAATAGTGATGGGATCAGAACCATGCGTTATATCGGTGGAGGGCACAAGAGAAAATATAGAGTAATTGATTTTAAGCGTAACAAAGATGGCATTCCAGCTAAGGTTAATTCGATCGAATATGATCCAAACCGTACAGCCAGGATAGCATTATTGTTTTATGCTGATGGTGAAAAAAGATACATTCTTGCGCCAAATGGATTGCAAGTTGGTCAAACCCTATTATCGGGTGCTGAGGCAGCTCCTGAAGTAGGGAATTCTCTTCCGTTACAAAACATTCCGCTCGGGACTATTATTCATAACATCGAGTTACGTCCTGGACAAGGTGCTGCATTGGTTCGTTCTGCAGGTACTTTTGCACAATTGACTTCACGCGAAGACAAATATGCAATCATTAAGTTGCCTTCAGGCGAAACAAGAAAAATATTAGCTTCTTGTAAAGCTACGGTTGGAAGTGTTGGTAATTCAGAACACAATCTTGAAAGTTCAGGGAAGGCCGGTAGATCGCGTTGGTTAGGACGTCGTCCTCGTGTTCGCGGTGTTGCTATGAATCCTGTAGATCACCCAATGGGTGGAGGTGAAGGTCGTGCTTCGGGTGGACATCCACGCTCTCGAAAGGGCTTGTTGGCTAAGGGATATAAGACAAGACATCCTAAAAAGCAATCAAGCAAGTATATTATCGAAAGAAGAAAAAAATAA
- the rpsN gene encoding 30S ribosomal protein S14, translating to MAKESMKAREVRRAQLCTKYEAKRAALKKEGNYEALQALPKNSSPVRQHNRCKLTGRPKGYMRIFGISRIQFREMASAGLIPGVKKASW from the coding sequence ATGGCAAAAGAATCGATGAAAGCACGCGAGGTGCGCAGAGCTCAATTGTGTACAAAATATGAGGCCAAAAGAGCTGCACTCAAAAAGGAAGGAAATTATGAAGCATTGCAAGCTCTTCCTAAAAATTCATCTCCTGTGCGTCAACATAATCGCTGTAAACTAACAGGACGCCCTAAAGGTTATATGCGTATTTTTGGCATTTCGAGAATTCAATTTCGTGAAATGGCATCAGCAGGTTTGATTCCTGGTGTTAAGAAGGCAAGCTGGTAA
- the rplW gene encoding 50S ribosomal protein L23 — MAIIIKPVVTEKATAITEKLNRYTLRVDKNANKVEIKKAIEEMYGVTVTSVNTAIMPSKKRSRFTKGGVINGKTSSYKKAIVTLKEGDKIDFYSNI, encoded by the coding sequence ATGGCAATAATAATAAAACCTGTTGTTACCGAGAAAGCAACAGCAATCACAGAAAAGCTTAATCGTTACACCTTACGTGTTGATAAAAATGCCAATAAGGTCGAAATCAAAAAAGCGATTGAAGAAATGTATGGAGTGACAGTTACTTCTGTAAATACGGCGATTATGCCAAGTAAAAAAAGAAGCCGTTTTACTAAAGGTGGAGTTATCAATGGGAAAACATCATCCTATAAGAAAGCGATTGTGACGTTGAAAGAAGGAGATAAAATTGATTTTTATAGCAATATCTAA
- the rpsQ gene encoding 30S ribosomal protein S17, translated as METRNLRKERVGVVTSNKMDKTVTVAVKWKEKHPIYGKFVNKTKKFHAHDEKNECGIGDTVRIMETRPLSKLKRWRVVEITERAK; from the coding sequence ATGGAAACGAGAAACTTAAGAAAAGAAAGAGTTGGGGTTGTTACCAGCAATAAAATGGATAAAACCGTTACAGTTGCTGTTAAGTGGAAGGAAAAACATCCCATTTATGGCAAGTTTGTCAATAAGACAAAGAAGTTCCATGCTCATGACGAGAAAAACGAATGCGGTATTGGAGACACCGTTCGCATTATGGAAACCCGTCCACTGAGTAAATTGAAAAGGTGGAGAGTAGTCGAAATAACTGAAAGAGCTAAGTAA
- the rplC gene encoding 50S ribosomal protein L3 yields MPGLIGKKIGMTSVFSADGKNVPCTVIEAGPCVVTQVKTVELDGYDALQIGFEDKKEKHTTKPEAGHFKKAGVTPKRHLVEFKGFEGDYKLGDALTVELFTKTQWVDVIGTSKGKGFQGVVKRHGFGGVGQSTHGQHNRLRHPGSMGASSFPSKVVKGMRMAGRMGGDTKTVQNLEVLKVIPEHNLLLVKGSVPGAKGSIVIINK; encoded by the coding sequence ATGCCAGGATTAATTGGAAAAAAAATCGGAATGACTTCCGTTTTCAGTGCTGATGGAAAAAATGTTCCATGCACTGTTATCGAAGCTGGCCCTTGTGTTGTTACTCAAGTAAAAACTGTTGAATTAGACGGTTATGATGCATTGCAGATAGGTTTTGAGGATAAAAAAGAAAAGCATACTACAAAACCAGAAGCAGGACATTTTAAGAAAGCGGGAGTAACGCCTAAGAGGCACTTGGTTGAGTTCAAAGGATTTGAAGGAGACTACAAATTAGGAGATGCTTTAACTGTTGAATTATTTACAAAAACCCAGTGGGTTGATGTTATCGGTACTTCGAAAGGGAAAGGATTTCAAGGTGTAGTAAAAAGACATGGTTTTGGTGGAGTTGGTCAGTCTACGCATGGTCAACATAATCGTTTACGCCACCCTGGATCAATGGGCGCTTCTTCTTTTCCATCGAAAGTTGTTAAAGGCATGAGGATGGCCGGAAGAATGGGTGGAGATACCAAAACAGTTCAAAACCTAGAAGTATTAAAAGTTATCCCAGAACATAATTTATTGCTTGTCAAAGGTTCTGTTCCAGGGGCAAAAGGTTCAATCGTAATTATCAATAAGTAA
- the rplN gene encoding 50S ribosomal protein L14 — protein sequence MIQQESRITVADNSGAREALVIRVLGGTGKRYATLGDVIVVAVKNVIPSSDMKKGTVSKAVIVRTKKEVRRPDGSYIRFDDNACVLLNNAGEMRGSRIFGPVARELRATNMKIISLAPEVL from the coding sequence ATGATACAACAAGAATCAAGAATAACAGTAGCAGATAATAGCGGAGCTCGTGAAGCTTTGGTTATTCGCGTTTTAGGTGGGACAGGAAAACGTTATGCTACTTTAGGAGACGTTATCGTGGTTGCCGTAAAAAATGTCATTCCATCGAGTGATATGAAAAAAGGAACCGTGTCGAAAGCCGTCATTGTCCGTACCAAAAAAGAAGTAAGACGCCCTGATGGTTCTTATATCCGGTTTGATGACAATGCATGTGTGTTGCTTAACAATGCAGGTGAAATGAGAGGAAGTCGTATTTTCGGACCTGTTGCACGTGAACTTCGTGCTACCAATATGAAAATTATTTCTCTTGCGCCTGAAGTTCTTTAA
- the rplV gene encoding 50S ribosomal protein L22, whose translation MGSRKRNSAERRKEALRSQYFARLNDVPTSPRKMRLVADMVRGMEVNKALGVLKFSTKEASNRLEKLLRSAISNWEQKTEQKAENADLIVSEIFVDGGRMLKRLRPAPQGRGYRVRKRSNHVTLYVDTKKSTNVTKEVADGTKS comes from the coding sequence ATGGGTTCTAGAAAAAGAAATTCAGCCGAAAGAAGGAAAGAAGCTCTTCGATCACAATATTTTGCCCGACTAAATGATGTTCCTACATCACCCCGAAAAATGCGCTTGGTCGCTGATATGGTTCGCGGAATGGAAGTGAATAAAGCATTGGGCGTATTGAAGTTTTCGACTAAAGAAGCTTCAAACAGATTGGAAAAATTACTGCGTTCTGCAATTTCCAATTGGGAGCAAAAGACAGAACAAAAAGCAGAAAATGCCGATTTGATTGTCAGCGAAATTTTTGTTGATGGTGGTAGAATGTTGAAACGGTTACGTCCAGCCCCACAAGGGAGAGGATACAGAGTCCGTAAACGTTCAAATCACGTGACGCTATATGTTGACACAAAAAAGAGTACTAACGTAACAAAAGAAGTGGCAGATGGGACAAAAAGTTAA
- the rpsH gene encoding 30S ribosomal protein S8 encodes MTDPIADYLTRLRNAIKAGHRVVEVPASNLKKEITKILFSKGYILNYKFVEDGPQGTIKIALKYDPIHKVNAIKQLERISTPGLRQYVGHKELPRVLNGLGIAIISTSKGVMTDKEARDLQIGGEVLCYVY; translated from the coding sequence ATGACAGATCCAATTGCAGACTATTTGACAAGACTGCGGAATGCTATTAAAGCCGGACATCGTGTAGTGGAAGTTCCGGCATCAAATTTGAAAAAGGAAATTACAAAAATTCTTTTTTCCAAAGGATACATCTTAAATTACAAATTTGTAGAAGATGGTCCACAAGGAACAATCAAAATTGCTTTGAAATATGATCCTATTCACAAAGTCAATGCAATTAAACAACTTGAGAGAATTTCGACTCCAGGTCTTCGTCAATATGTAGGACACAAAGAATTACCTAGAGTACTTAATGGCTTAGGTATTGCTATTATCTCTACGTCTAAAGGCGTTATGACAGATAAGGAAGCGCGTGATTTACAAATTGGTGGAGAAGTTTTGTGTTACGTTTATTAA
- the rplD gene encoding 50S ribosomal protein L4, protein MELNVYNKEGKETGSKVTLNDAVFGIKPNDHAIYLDIKQFMANRRQGTHKAKQRSEISGSTRKLIRQKGGGGARRGDINSPVLVGGGRVFGPVPRDYSFKLNKKLKQLARKSALTYKALESAIVVVNSLEYEAPKTKNILALMENLKVAGKKPLIILPEANKNVYLSARNLQYVNVTTISELNTYKILNAKSLIIVESALNGLDQIFKA, encoded by the coding sequence ATGGAACTGAACGTATATAACAAAGAAGGAAAAGAAACCGGGAGTAAGGTTACTTTGAATGATGCCGTTTTTGGAATTAAACCCAATGACCATGCTATTTATTTGGACATAAAGCAATTTATGGCTAATAGAAGACAAGGCACACATAAGGCAAAGCAAAGAAGCGAAATCTCCGGAAGTACACGGAAGCTTATCCGTCAGAAAGGTGGGGGTGGAGCCCGTAGAGGAGATATTAATTCTCCCGTGTTAGTAGGTGGCGGACGTGTTTTTGGCCCAGTTCCAAGAGACTATAGTTTTAAACTCAATAAAAAACTGAAACAATTGGCACGAAAGTCTGCTTTAACTTATAAAGCATTGGAATCTGCAATTGTTGTTGTTAATTCATTGGAATACGAAGCTCCAAAAACTAAGAATATACTTGCTTTAATGGAAAATTTGAAAGTTGCAGGTAAAAAGCCACTTATCATTTTACCAGAAGCAAATAAAAATGTATATTTGTCGGCTCGTAATTTGCAATATGTTAACGTGACAACCATTTCGGAATTAAATACTTACAAAATTCTGAATGCAAAATCGTTGATCATTGTTGAATCTGCGCTGAACGGTTTAGATCAAATATTTAAAGCATAA
- the rpsJ gene encoding 30S ribosomal protein S10 encodes MSQKIRIKLKSYDHNLVDKSAEKIVKTVRATGAVVSGPIPLPTHKRVFTVLRSPFVNKKAREQFEMATYKRLIDIYSSTAKTVDALMKLELPSGVEVEIKV; translated from the coding sequence ATGAGTCAGAAGATTAGAATTAAATTAAAATCGTACGATCACAATTTGGTTGATAAATCAGCCGAAAAGATTGTAAAAACTGTTCGTGCGACAGGTGCTGTGGTTAGTGGACCAATTCCATTGCCAACACACAAAAGAGTGTTTACTGTTTTACGTTCTCCCTTTGTCAACAAGAAAGCCCGTGAACAGTTTGAAATGGCTACATACAAGCGTCTTATTGACATTTATAGCTCAACTGCAAAAACAGTTGATGCATTAATGAAGCTTGAGTTGCCAAGTGGTGTGGAAGTAGAAATTAAAGTGTGA
- the rpsC gene encoding 30S ribosomal protein S3 — protein sequence MGQKVNPISNRLGIIRGWDSNWYGGDDYGDTLLEDSKIRKYLHARLAKASVSRIVIERTLKLITITVCTARPGIIIGKGGQEVDKLKEELKKITDKDVQINIFEIKRPELDAVIVANNIARQIEGKIAYRRAVKMAIASTMRMGAEGIKVQVSGRLNGAEMARSEMYKEGRTPLHTFRADIDYALGEALTKVGLIGVKVWICRGEIYDKPDLAPQFVSSKENSNNRTPRNERNERSDRRGGVRKKKNNI from the coding sequence ATGGGACAAAAAGTTAATCCAATAAGCAATCGTTTAGGAATCATCCGTGGATGGGATTCTAATTGGTATGGTGGTGATGATTATGGTGATACACTGTTAGAAGACAGCAAAATCAGAAAATACCTTCATGCCCGTCTTGCCAAAGCAAGTGTGTCACGTATAGTGATCGAACGTACCCTTAAGCTTATCACCATTACCGTTTGTACCGCACGCCCCGGAATCATTATCGGTAAAGGCGGCCAGGAAGTCGATAAGTTGAAGGAAGAATTGAAGAAAATAACAGATAAGGATGTTCAAATCAATATCTTTGAAATTAAACGTCCTGAATTGGATGCTGTGATTGTTGCAAACAATATTGCACGTCAGATTGAAGGTAAAATTGCATACCGTCGTGCAGTTAAAATGGCTATTGCTTCAACAATGCGTATGGGAGCCGAAGGTATTAAAGTCCAGGTTTCAGGGCGACTCAATGGTGCCGAGATGGCACGTTCTGAAATGTACAAAGAAGGCCGTACTCCTCTGCATACTTTTAGAGCTGATATCGATTATGCACTGGGTGAAGCTTTGACAAAAGTTGGATTGATTGGGGTAAAAGTGTGGATTTGTAGAGGCGAGATTTATGATAAGCCTGATTTGGCTCCACAATTTGTTTCGTCAAAAGAAAACTCAAACAATCGTACTCCTCGTAATGAGCGCAACGAACGTTCCGACCGTCGAGGAGGAGTTCGTAAAAAGAAAAATAATATCTAA
- the rplX gene encoding 50S ribosomal protein L24 encodes MSKLHIKKGDTVYVNTGEDKGKTGRVLEVLVNKQRAIVEGVNLVSKHTKPNAQAPQGGIIKKEASIHISNLNVVDPKNPTKPTRVGRRLNADGKLVRYAKKSGEEIK; translated from the coding sequence ATGAGTAAGTTACATATCAAAAAAGGTGATACCGTTTATGTTAATACTGGTGAAGATAAAGGTAAGACAGGCCGTGTACTTGAAGTCCTAGTAAACAAACAAAGGGCTATTGTGGAAGGTGTAAATCTAGTGTCAAAGCACACCAAACCTAATGCACAAGCACCGCAGGGAGGGATCATCAAAAAAGAAGCAAGCATTCATATTTCAAATCTCAATGTAGTTGATCCTAAAAATCCTACGAAACCTACTCGTGTTGGCCGCAGATTGAATGCTGATGGAAAATTAGTACGTTATGCTAAAAAATCAGGGGAGGAAATTAAATGA
- the rpmC gene encoding 50S ribosomal protein L29, which translates to MKTREIKELTVKELKERIDNDRAILNRLMLNHTISPLDNPAQIRDIRKRIARVATELRLRENNPQ; encoded by the coding sequence ATGAAGACAAGAGAAATAAAGGAATTAACTGTCAAAGAATTAAAAGAAAGAATTGATAATGACAGAGCGATTTTGAATCGTTTAATGTTGAATCATACTATTTCTCCTCTTGACAATCCAGCTCAAATTCGTGATATTCGTAAACGTATTGCGCGTGTTGCAACTGAGTTACGTCTAAGAGAAAATAATCCACAATAA
- the rpsE gene encoding 30S ribosomal protein S5 has product MAGINNRVKSTNDLELKDRLVAINRVTKVTKGGRAFSFAAIVVVGNEDGIVGWGLGKASEVTAAIAKGVEAAKKNLIKVPVLKGTIPHAQVAKFGGAEVYLQPASHGTGVKAGGAMRAVLESVGVTDVLAKSKGSSNPHNLVKATIEALAELRDAATVATNRGVSLERVFKG; this is encoded by the coding sequence ATGGCAGGAATAAATAATAGAGTAAAATCAACCAACGATTTAGAATTAAAAGACAGATTAGTCGCCATTAATCGTGTTACGAAAGTTACCAAAGGTGGACGTGCTTTCAGCTTTGCTGCAATTGTTGTTGTAGGTAATGAAGATGGTATTGTTGGCTGGGGCTTGGGAAAAGCCAGTGAAGTAACTGCTGCTATAGCAAAGGGCGTTGAGGCCGCTAAGAAAAATCTGATTAAGGTTCCGGTTTTAAAAGGTACAATACCTCATGCTCAAGTTGCTAAATTTGGTGGAGCTGAAGTATATCTTCAACCTGCTTCTCACGGTACTGGTGTTAAAGCTGGTGGTGCTATGCGTGCAGTATTGGAAAGTGTTGGTGTTACAGACGTTTTGGCAAAGTCTAAAGGGTCTTCAAATCCCCATAACTTGGTAAAAGCAACTATTGAGGCGCTGGCAGAACTGCGTGATGCTGCAACAGT
- the rplP gene encoding 50S ribosomal protein L16, whose product MLQPKKTKFRRQQKGRMKGVAQRGNQLAFGSFGIKSLQSKWITGRQIEAARIAVTRHMQRQGQIWIRIFPDKPITKKPAEVRMGKGKGSPEGFVAPVTPGRMIIEVEGVPFEIAKEALRLAAQKLPVTTKFVVRRDFDSTLTM is encoded by the coding sequence ATGTTACAACCGAAAAAAACAAAGTTCAGAAGGCAGCAAAAAGGGCGCATGAAAGGTGTTGCCCAACGAGGAAATCAGCTTGCATTCGGCTCTTTCGGCATAAAATCGTTGCAATCGAAGTGGATTACTGGGCGACAAATAGAAGCTGCACGTATTGCTGTTACCCGTCATATGCAACGTCAAGGTCAGATTTGGATCCGGATTTTCCCAGATAAACCAATTACCAAAAAGCCGGCAGAAGTTCGTATGGGTAAAGGAAAAGGTTCTCCGGAAGGGTTCGTGGCTCCAGTTACACCCGGCCGTATGATTATTGAAGTAGAAGGAGTACCCTTTGAAATTGCAAAAGAAGCTTTACGCTTAGCAGCTCAAAAGTTACCTGTTACTACTAAGTTTGTTGTTAGACGTGATTTTGACTCAACTTTAACAATGTAA
- the rpsS gene encoding 30S ribosomal protein S19, which produces MSRSLKKGPYINVKLEKKVLTMNESGKKSVIKTWARASMISPDFVGHTIAVHNGNKFIPVYITENMVGHKLGEFSPTRTFRGHSGNRK; this is translated from the coding sequence ATGAGTCGTTCATTAAAAAAAGGACCTTACATTAATGTAAAGCTTGAAAAGAAGGTGTTGACTATGAATGAATCCGGGAAGAAATCGGTTATCAAAACATGGGCACGCGCTTCGATGATCTCTCCTGATTTTGTAGGTCATACAATTGCAGTACACAACGGGAACAAATTCATACCGGTTTATATTACCGAAAATATGGTGGGGCACAAACTAGGAGAATTTTCTCCTACACGTACTTTCAGAGGCCATAGTGGTAATAGAAAATAA
- the rplF gene encoding 50S ribosomal protein L6 has translation MSRIGKLPIQIPQGVTVTVKDNVVTAKGPKGELSQSINPNINVTVENNAVIVSRPNDEKENRAMHGLYRALINNMVIGVSVGYRKEMELVGVGYRVSNNGQLLEFALGYTHNIHMMLPPEIKIETKSERNQNPLVILECSDKQLLGQVCAKIRSFRRPEPYKGKGIRFVGEVVRRKAGKSAGAK, from the coding sequence ATGTCAAGAATAGGAAAATTACCCATACAAATACCTCAGGGGGTTACTGTTACAGTAAAAGATAATGTTGTTACTGCTAAAGGACCTAAGGGAGAGCTTTCTCAATCAATTAATCCTAACATTAACGTAACAGTTGAAAATAATGCTGTTATTGTTTCCCGTCCCAATGACGAAAAGGAGAATCGTGCTATGCATGGCCTCTATCGTGCTTTGATTAATAATATGGTGATCGGTGTATCAGTAGGATATCGGAAAGAAATGGAATTGGTAGGAGTTGGATATCGTGTATCTAACAACGGACAACTTTTAGAGTTTGCTCTTGGTTATACACACAATATTCACATGATGTTACCACCAGAAATAAAGATAGAAACGAAAAGCGAACGAAATCAAAATCCGTTAGTAATATTGGAATGCTCAGATAAGCAATTACTAGGTCAGGTTTGTGCTAAAATTCGTTCTTTCCGTAGGCCTGAACCTTACAAAGGTAAAGGTATCCGGTTTGTAGGAGAAGTTGTTCGTCGTAAAGCCGGTAAATCAGCTGGTGCAAAATAA
- the rplE gene encoding 50S ribosomal protein L5, giving the protein MNTVGLKNNYKENIVPSLMKEFGYTSIMQVARLEKIVLNQGLGIAVADKKIIETAINEMTSITGQKAVATVSRKDISNFKVRKQMPIGVRVTLRGDRMYEFLERLIRVALPRIRDFKGIESKFDGRGNYTLGIQEQIIFPEINIDAISRLLGMNITFVTSAPTDEEGFALLKHFGLPFKQQN; this is encoded by the coding sequence ATGAATACTGTCGGTTTAAAAAATAATTATAAGGAGAACATTGTTCCTTCTTTAATGAAGGAATTTGGCTATACTTCAATCATGCAAGTAGCACGTTTGGAAAAGATTGTTCTTAACCAAGGCTTAGGGATTGCTGTTGCTGATAAGAAGATTATTGAGACAGCCATTAACGAAATGACTTCTATTACTGGTCAAAAGGCCGTTGCCACAGTTTCAAGAAAAGATATTTCAAACTTTAAAGTTAGGAAACAAATGCCTATTGGTGTTCGTGTTACCTTACGAGGCGATAGAATGTATGAATTTCTTGAAAGATTGATCCGTGTTGCATTGCCGCGAATCCGTGACTTTAAGGGTATTGAAAGTAAATTTGATGGTCGTGGTAATTACACATTAGGCATTCAGGAACAAATTATTTTTCCTGAAATCAATATTGATGCAATTTCTCGCTTGTTAGGTATGAATATTACATTTGTAACTAGTGCCCCAACAGATGAAGAAGGTTTTGCGTTGTTGAAACATTTTGGTTTACCGTTTAAGCAACAAAATTAA